In the genome of Kwoniella shivajii chromosome 5, complete sequence, one region contains:
- a CDS encoding FK506-binding protein 1: protein MFRSLLTTSTRSLRINQYRNFSSTAIKMGVTVESISSGDGKTFPKPGDQVTIHYVGTLLDGSKFDSSRDRGSPFVCRIGQGQVIKGWDEGVPQLSVGQKANLICTPDYAYGARGFPPVIPANATLKFEVELLKVN from the exons ATGTTCAGATCCCTTCTGACTACTTCCACCAGATCACTTAGAATCAACCAATACAGAAACTTCTCTTCCACAGCTATCAAAATGGGTGTTACAGTCGAA TCAATCTCTTCCGGTGACGGAAAGACTTTCCCTAAACCAGGAGACCAAGTTACCATCCACT ACGTTGGTACCCTTCTTGACGGATCCAAATTCGATTCTTCTCGAGACAGAGGATCACCTTTCGTCTGCCGAATTGGTCAAGG CCAAGTCATCAAAGGTTGGGATGAGGGTGTTCCTCAACTCTCCGTTGGTCAAAAAGCCAACTTGATCTGTACTCCAGATTACG CCTACGGTGCTAGAGGTTTCCCTCCCGTCATTCCCGCCAACGCTACCCTCAAATTcgaag TCGAACTCCTCAAGGTCAACTAA